The Sporomusa termitida genome has a window encoding:
- a CDS encoding sigma-54 interaction domain-containing protein: MVMKHTHDVSGLQTGYFIANRGLLSRERWQAILRCKQDFLQNEAEDPRNYPYMDQEVAASWIRSRKWGVNPYSVVTNSNLSPQKLSEILNKNHALIEATKNLAQTFKKIIVECGYIFYLFDIDGVILLNEGSLESFTSLPEYDSRTGIVASEDAEGTTAHELCFRLKRPVQLLGPEHYCVAFQNSIASAVPITNEAGEIQAALVLVSQPLLNTPEEETLKKLGPHSMGLLISMAMVIENQLYLKRANAALYVANERADAFNRQMQINQDKVATMNNVLTAMLAFIDDGVVAIDADGQILYINPAGTRILKLRAEEAHNRNINEFLGNNSSLLALVKKGESVSTEERLCVGADRSFYHVSIRPVLNQYTQELEVALLKISGAEKVAIQQNSRAGSTSAYTFADIISENKEFKKSMALARRFASSPENILVVGESGTGKELYAQAIHNVYCPQGPFMAVNCAAMPRELIESELFGYEGGSFTGAERSGRAGKVELAHGGTLFLDEIGDMPLEVQAVLLRTLEDKQIMRVGGSRSKKVDFRLIAATNKDIYKMVKENLFREDLYFRLSVLTINIPPLRERGNDIKLLSEFFVENYCRKQGWQVPKLSPAAQKKINEYQWPGNVRQLQNAMIYAVNTAQGELIKPENLPNYIILETCPLKIEEFTNRKGQAGELLCLENLEKVAIQTALLHADNYVPGAAQILGISRSTLYRKLKDYDIEY, from the coding sequence ATGGTTATGAAGCACACTCATGATGTCTCAGGCTTACAGACCGGGTACTTTATTGCTAACAGGGGGCTACTCTCACGGGAACGGTGGCAGGCCATACTGCGATGTAAGCAGGATTTTCTGCAGAATGAAGCAGAAGATCCGCGGAATTACCCGTACATGGACCAGGAAGTCGCCGCCTCGTGGATCAGATCCCGTAAGTGGGGGGTGAATCCTTATTCGGTAGTTACCAATTCCAATTTAAGCCCGCAAAAATTATCTGAAATTTTAAACAAAAATCATGCTCTGATTGAGGCAACCAAGAATCTGGCCCAAACATTTAAAAAAATTATCGTCGAGTGTGGCTACATCTTTTACTTATTCGACATAGACGGCGTTATCCTGCTGAATGAAGGCAGCCTGGAAAGCTTCACCTCGCTGCCTGAATATGATTCCCGGACAGGTATTGTTGCCAGTGAGGATGCGGAAGGGACTACGGCCCATGAACTGTGTTTCCGTCTTAAACGGCCTGTGCAGCTGCTGGGGCCGGAGCATTACTGTGTGGCCTTTCAAAACAGTATTGCCTCGGCGGTGCCAATCACAAATGAAGCAGGCGAGATTCAGGCCGCCCTGGTGCTGGTCAGTCAGCCGCTGCTGAATACGCCGGAAGAAGAAACCCTTAAAAAGCTGGGGCCCCATAGCATGGGTTTGCTTATTTCTATGGCTATGGTCATTGAGAACCAGCTCTACCTGAAAAGGGCCAATGCTGCTTTATATGTTGCCAATGAAAGGGCCGATGCCTTCAACCGGCAGATGCAGATTAACCAGGATAAGGTTGCCACTATGAATAATGTACTGACGGCTATGCTGGCGTTTATTGACGACGGCGTTGTCGCCATTGACGCCGACGGGCAGATCCTGTATATCAATCCGGCCGGTACCCGGATTCTGAAGCTTAGAGCCGAAGAGGCACATAACCGCAATATCAATGAATTTCTTGGCAACAATTCCTCTTTGCTGGCGTTAGTGAAAAAAGGTGAGAGTGTTTCGACGGAAGAAAGGCTGTGCGTGGGGGCCGACAGAAGCTTCTATCATGTCAGTATCCGGCCGGTGCTAAACCAGTATACCCAGGAATTAGAGGTCGCCCTGTTAAAAATCAGTGGGGCGGAAAAGGTCGCCATTCAGCAAAACAGCAGGGCCGGCAGTACGTCTGCCTATACCTTTGCAGATATTATCAGTGAGAATAAGGAGTTTAAAAAAAGTATGGCTTTGGCGCGGCGCTTTGCCAGTTCACCGGAGAACATTCTGGTGGTGGGGGAAAGCGGGACAGGCAAGGAACTGTATGCCCAGGCCATCCATAATGTGTATTGCCCGCAAGGCCCGTTTATGGCCGTAAACTGTGCGGCTATGCCCCGGGAGTTAATTGAAAGCGAACTGTTTGGGTATGAAGGCGGCAGTTTTACCGGTGCCGAACGGAGCGGCAGAGCCGGTAAGGTTGAACTGGCCCATGGCGGCACCCTCTTTCTCGATGAGATTGGCGACATGCCGCTGGAGGTGCAGGCTGTGTTACTGAGAACGCTGGAAGACAAGCAAATCATGCGGGTTGGCGGCAGCCGTTCCAAGAAAGTTGATTTCAGGCTGATTGCGGCTACCAACAAAGATATTTATAAAATGGTAAAAGAAAATCTGTTTCGCGAGGACCTTTACTTCCGCTTATCGGTACTGACAATTAATATCCCGCCGCTGCGGGAGCGCGGCAACGACATTAAACTCCTCAGTGAATTTTTCGTGGAAAACTATTGCCGGAAACAAGGCTGGCAGGTTCCCAAACTCAGCCCGGCAGCGCAGAAAAAAATCAATGAATACCAATGGCCCGGCAATGTGCGGCAATTGCAAAACGCAATGATTTATGCGGTAAATACTGCCCAGGGTGAGCTGATTAAGCCGGAAAATCTGCCCAACTACATTATTCTGGAAACCTGTCCGCTGAAGATAGAGGAGTTTACAAACCGCAAAGGCCAGGCCGGCGAGCTGCTCTGCCTGGAAAACCTGGAGAAAGTTGCGATACAAACGGCGTTGCTGCATGCCGATAATTATGTGCCGGGCGCAGCCCAGATCCTGGGCATCAGTCGCTCTACCCTGTACAGAAAACTGAAAGACTATGACATTGAATATTAA
- a CDS encoding Rpn family recombination-promoting nuclease/putative transposase: MPADHTSNTSHHAHDKGYKQLLSNKRTFLALLKTFVREEWTADLREENLVRVEKSYILQDFTEKEADIVYEMKTGSNNIIFYCLLELQSTVDYLMPFRLLLYMTEIWRNSFNNIPSQEREKKDYRLPAIIPIVLYNGTDNWRAPGQFKEMLAGHNQFGSHLLDFSYILLDINRYQEDDLRNMAGLIASVFLLDRTVRQDDDIITRLRILMNGLRCMHPDDFRQFTVWLKHVLKPRITPALHNQIDSILNEVEPEEVEAMISNIEIALAESHRRAQLEGRLEGKLAVARKLLLRGHTPADIMDLTELTAAQIQELTKELQ; the protein is encoded by the coding sequence ATGCCGGCTGATCATACCTCTAATACTTCGCACCATGCCCATGATAAAGGCTATAAGCAGCTGCTATCCAATAAGCGGACCTTTCTCGCCCTGCTCAAAACCTTTGTGCGGGAAGAGTGGACCGCCGACCTCCGGGAAGAAAACCTGGTCCGGGTAGAAAAATCCTATATCCTGCAAGACTTTACCGAAAAAGAAGCCGATATTGTCTATGAAATGAAAACAGGATCTAACAACATTATCTTTTATTGTTTGCTGGAACTGCAATCCACCGTTGATTACCTCATGCCATTCCGCCTCCTGCTCTACATGACTGAAATCTGGCGGAACAGCTTCAATAATATTCCCTCTCAGGAACGGGAGAAAAAAGATTACCGGTTGCCTGCCATTATCCCCATTGTCCTCTATAATGGTACAGACAACTGGCGGGCTCCCGGACAGTTCAAAGAGATGCTGGCAGGTCATAATCAATTTGGCAGCCACTTACTGGACTTTTCTTATATTCTGCTGGACATCAACCGCTATCAGGAAGATGACCTCCGCAACATGGCCGGGCTTATCGCCAGTGTATTTCTGCTTGACCGCACAGTCAGGCAGGATGACGACATTATTACCCGCCTGCGGATCTTGATGAACGGCCTGCGGTGTATGCACCCGGATGATTTCCGGCAATTTACCGTTTGGTTGAAGCATGTGCTCAAACCGCGTATCACCCCGGCATTGCATAATCAAATTGACTCTATCCTGAATGAAGTAGAACCCGAGGAGGTGGAAGCCATGATTTCCAATATTGAGATTGCCCTCGCCGAAAGTCATCGCCGGGCTCAACTGGAAGGCAGGCTGGAAGGCAAACTTGCAGTCGCCCGCAAGCTGTTGCTTCGCGGCCACACACCGGCAGACATTATGGACTTAACAGAACTAACAGCCGCACAAATTCAGGAGTTGACAAAAGAATTGCAGTAA